In Acidianus brierleyi, one genomic interval encodes:
- the cedB gene encoding DNA import protein CedB codes for MMDNRLALILLILMPIFLAIVYRNPFFLIILVLSIFVLTRWKILNINSIKSFLVKQRVEASLQVENGVICKGNDYIAVVEIDDIPYDYRDFSDNEIKNSIIAFHKIINLGTQVDIIFRKKYIDSVKYKENLLNKAQNLRIMVDSDPSNAKARKELDLINSILKKISEGEIPFKYEIFLLIYGSSKEEVLQLAKVVMRGLEGLNIKSKIASKNDILDTIFLEESKSNKTALSFQVPFLTPFSLEKLPSVEIRTDGIFLGKDIEKNMPVFWNVSKAENPHVLIVGPTGSGKTEFLISLGAKLSLQENVPTVFFDIKGDIKSRLRKYGLSFRLLNPLIYSISLLRSQYVYSNIRSIQIEKIISNSFNLDRVYSSIVFNLVNTALENVKSGKINNINWDYIDEKARLEFDEITYVVLSKIFGTIKIVDHENSSIVDQIHDGINVIDLSLIKSEILRKLVIFSIITDLYNKYSSNVDEGLKISLVIDEAWTILRSEKDEYPIVTDIVKRGRGYGISILMATQNIEDLGELSDIYLDNVGLLMVMNNGDKRFWSETVKRFVNISNEEIVNRLSFLGRGEALIRFIGDPRPMLIKTHVLTSSSL; via the coding sequence ATGATGGACAATAGATTAGCTTTAATATTGTTAATATTGATGCCAATATTTCTTGCAATAGTATATAGAAATCCGTTTTTCCTAATAATTTTGGTATTGTCTATATTCGTTTTAACTAGATGGAAAATATTGAATATTAACTCAATAAAATCTTTTTTAGTTAAGCAACGTGTGGAAGCTTCTTTACAAGTAGAAAACGGCGTAATATGTAAAGGGAATGATTATATTGCTGTTGTAGAAATAGACGATATACCATATGACTATAGAGATTTCTCAGACAACGAAATAAAAAACTCAATAATAGCTTTTCATAAAATTATTAATCTTGGTACGCAAGTAGATATTATATTTCGCAAGAAATATATAGATTCTGTAAAATATAAGGAAAATCTTCTAAATAAGGCGCAAAATTTAAGAATAATGGTAGATTCTGATCCATCTAATGCCAAAGCTAGAAAGGAGCTAGATTTAATTAATTCTATTTTGAAAAAAATTAGTGAAGGCGAAATTCCTTTTAAATATGAGATTTTTTTACTAATATACGGATCATCTAAGGAAGAAGTTCTACAGTTAGCTAAGGTAGTTATGAGAGGACTTGAGGGATTAAATATTAAATCTAAGATTGCAAGTAAGAACGATATTTTGGACACAATATTTTTGGAAGAGTCGAAATCAAATAAAACAGCTTTATCATTTCAAGTTCCATTCTTAACACCGTTTTCATTAGAGAAATTGCCTAGTGTTGAAATAAGAACAGACGGAATATTCTTGGGTAAGGACATTGAAAAGAACATGCCGGTATTTTGGAATGTTAGTAAAGCTGAGAATCCTCATGTACTTATTGTAGGTCCTACTGGTTCCGGTAAGACCGAATTCTTAATATCTTTAGGAGCTAAATTATCTTTACAAGAAAACGTTCCAACAGTTTTCTTTGATATCAAAGGAGACATTAAGTCTCGATTAAGAAAATATGGTTTAAGCTTCAGATTATTGAACCCATTAATTTATAGTATATCTCTTTTAAGATCTCAATATGTATATTCTAATATTAGATCTATCCAAATTGAGAAAATAATTTCAAATTCTTTCAACTTGGATAGAGTATATAGTTCAATAGTTTTTAATTTAGTAAATACTGCTCTGGAAAACGTAAAATCAGGAAAGATAAATAATATAAACTGGGATTATATTGATGAAAAAGCTCGTTTAGAATTTGATGAAATTACATATGTAGTATTATCAAAAATATTTGGTACTATCAAAATAGTAGATCACGAGAATTCATCCATTGTTGATCAGATACATGATGGAATTAATGTAATAGACTTAAGTCTGATCAAATCAGAAATCCTTCGTAAATTAGTCATTTTTTCAATTATAACCGATTTATATAATAAGTATTCGTCAAATGTGGACGAAGGTTTAAAAATTTCTTTAGTGATAGATGAAGCCTGGACAATACTTAGAAGCGAGAAGGACGAATATCCAATAGTAACTGATATTGTAAAAAGAGGAAGGGGATATGGCATTTCTATACTTATGGCAACTCAAAATATTGAGGATCTGGGAGAATTATCTGATATATATTTAGATAATGTTGGTTTATTAATGGTAATGAATAATGGTGATAAAAGATTTTGGTCAGAAACTGTAAAAAGATTTGTAAACATAAGTAATGAGGAGATAGTTAATAGGTTGTCGTTCTTAGGAAGAGGGGAAGCACTTATTAGATTTATAGGAGATCCTAGACCAATGCTTATTAAGACGCATGTATTAACTAGTAGCTCTCTCTAA
- the hxlB gene encoding 6-phospho-3-hexuloisomerase, with the protein MYDIAEFILRGVQLIKPEQVEKMVNELENFYANNRNGKVLVMGAGRSGLVGRAFAMRLLHLGYNAYVLGETIAPAIGEKDIAIAISGSGRTRLIQTAAEAAKEAKATLIAITSYADSPIGKIADIVVEVPGRTKYSQNEDYFARQILGITEPLAPLGTLFEDTTQLFLDGIVAELMIRLKKSEEDLRQVHANIEL; encoded by the coding sequence ATGTACGATATAGCTGAGTTTATTCTTAGGGGTGTTCAATTAATAAAACCCGAACAAGTAGAAAAAATGGTAAATGAGCTGGAAAATTTTTATGCTAATAATAGGAATGGAAAAGTATTAGTAATGGGCGCTGGAAGAAGCGGCCTGGTTGGAAGAGCCTTTGCTATGCGTCTTTTGCATCTAGGCTATAATGCTTACGTTTTAGGAGAAACCATAGCACCGGCTATAGGAGAAAAGGATATAGCTATTGCAATTTCTGGTTCTGGTAGGACGCGTCTAATTCAAACTGCTGCTGAGGCGGCAAAAGAAGCTAAAGCTACATTGATAGCTATCACAAGTTATGCAGACAGTCCAATAGGTAAAATAGCAGATATAGTTGTTGAAGTACCCGGTAGAACTAAATATTCACAAAACGAAGACTATTTTGCAAGGCAAATTTTGGGCATTACTGAACCTTTAGCTCCTTTAGGTACATTATTTGAGGACACAACACAATTATTTTTGGACGGAATTGTAGCAGAACTCATGATACGTCTTAAAAAATCAGAAGAAGATCTGAGGCAAGTTCATGCTAATATAGAATTATGA
- a CDS encoding phosphate-starvation-inducible PsiE family protein, with protein sequence MKLRKFKLKIPFNKLIMKVTSLVVQFLLILGLFAVILSTIFSIIYSLNQGLLAVASVTLENALLIVVFLEIYLSVFDFFEGKGRSIVYVLDATMSFISREIIIDVLTANINYVNIIYLGGVIGIIAFSRFIITRKKSRSTEKHN encoded by the coding sequence ATGAAATTGAGAAAATTCAAGCTCAAGATTCCATTTAACAAACTAATAATGAAAGTTACATCGTTGGTAGTCCAGTTTTTGCTTATACTAGGATTGTTTGCCGTAATACTATCTACCATATTCAGTATAATCTACTCTTTAAATCAAGGTTTACTTGCCGTAGCATCCGTAACTTTGGAAAATGCATTATTGATAGTAGTCTTTCTTGAGATTTATTTAAGCGTTTTTGATTTTTTTGAAGGAAAGGGTAGAAGTATAGTATATGTCCTCGATGCTACAATGTCGTTCATTTCTAGAGAAATAATAATAGATGTACTAACAGCAAATATCAACTATGTTAATATTATATACCTAGGTGGAGTAATAGGCATAATAGCTTTTAGCAGATTCATAATAACTAGAAAAAAATCAAGAAGTACGGAAAAGCACAACTGA
- a CDS encoding thiamine pyrophosphate-binding protein: MSQPKRKEETVGKEMSGDEALAFVVKELGVNKVFTTISLPEFLAERFKQYGIFLDYNISSRDALLQSYTYAMENNTAGVVIQVPGTSLLDGIGVIAQAFSDSVPLLIISTIRSYRDIGRARVGELRTNDDLSAILSPITKIRERAISIEEITVNVEKCYKEALSNRMRPAYVEIAEDLFKLKAYPLSPAEQKPEKKTPDKNTVAKVAEVLANSKLPLIIAGYGVIASESSKDLVELAEILKAPVITTIRAKGAIPSSHPLFAGEGLGLFGTDIANKLLSEADSILILGSRLTQLSTAGWSMKFKGFTMHNNIDGEDIGKIIIPHQPIVADTNLFLRELLTLLKQKNISRDIDIEKEIRINKKLPSLKPHNNLWPYDVVRLLQQFTYDRIFVDLSAVTFDSIRMPIERPIWFTSESLLEKGIGIAGIIESKTNSLGIIDISTAEKNLSLLHYKSREAKGTIVIFNDEASSYLDTTKSDMPTIGRTNYVIDIDRELESIGAITVDTYMDLKDALKNRNSERLNIINVKIDPNYESVVLFRTS, from the coding sequence TTGAGCCAGCCTAAAAGGAAAGAAGAAACTGTTGGAAAAGAAATGTCTGGGGATGAGGCGCTGGCCTTTGTCGTCAAGGAACTTGGTGTAAATAAGGTTTTTACTACAATTTCATTACCTGAGTTTTTAGCAGAAAGATTTAAACAATATGGAATTTTTCTTGATTATAATATTTCATCTAGAGACGCATTATTGCAATCTTATACATATGCGATGGAAAATAATACAGCCGGTGTAGTTATCCAGGTTCCAGGTACGTCTCTATTAGACGGCATAGGTGTTATAGCGCAAGCTTTTAGTGATTCAGTCCCATTATTAATCATTTCAACTATAAGATCCTACAGAGATATAGGTAGGGCTAGAGTTGGAGAATTAAGAACTAATGATGATCTTTCTGCAATTTTGTCTCCTATAACAAAAATAAGGGAAAGAGCGATAAGTATAGAAGAAATAACTGTTAATGTAGAAAAATGCTATAAGGAAGCTTTAAGTAACAGGATGAGGCCTGCATACGTAGAGATAGCTGAAGACTTATTTAAGCTTAAGGCATATCCTTTATCTCCAGCAGAACAGAAACCAGAAAAGAAAACACCAGATAAGAATACTGTAGCTAAAGTAGCTGAAGTTCTAGCTAATTCTAAATTACCATTAATAATTGCAGGTTACGGAGTAATAGCTAGTGAATCTTCAAAGGATTTAGTAGAATTAGCCGAAATATTAAAAGCACCAGTAATAACTACTATTAGAGCTAAAGGCGCAATACCATCTTCTCATCCTCTTTTTGCTGGAGAAGGTTTAGGATTATTTGGTACAGATATTGCTAATAAATTATTAAGCGAAGCAGATTCTATATTGATTTTAGGATCTAGACTTACGCAATTATCTACAGCAGGTTGGTCAATGAAATTCAAAGGGTTTACTATGCATAACAATATTGATGGGGAAGATATAGGAAAAATTATAATTCCTCATCAGCCTATAGTTGCAGATACAAATTTATTTTTAAGAGAATTACTTACGCTTTTGAAACAAAAAAATATTTCACGCGATATTGATATAGAAAAAGAAATTCGTATAAACAAGAAACTTCCTTCATTGAAACCACATAATAATCTATGGCCATACGATGTGGTAAGGTTACTTCAACAGTTCACTTACGATAGGATATTTGTAGACTTATCTGCAGTTACTTTTGATTCAATAAGAATGCCTATAGAAAGGCCTATTTGGTTTACTAGTGAAAGTCTATTAGAAAAGGGTATTGGAATTGCAGGGATTATAGAGTCTAAAACAAATTCTCTAGGCATAATAGATATATCTACAGCAGAGAAGAACCTTAGTTTACTACACTATAAATCTAGAGAAGCTAAAGGTACTATAGTTATATTTAACGATGAGGCTAGTTCTTACTTAGATACTACTAAGTCTGACATGCCAACTATAGGTAGAACGAATTATGTTATAGATATAGATAGAGAGCTAGAATCAATAGGAGCTATAACTGTTGATACTTATATGGATCTTAAAGACGCATTAAAAAATAGAAACTCAGAAAGGCTAAATATAATAAATGTTAAAATAGATCCCAATTACGAGTCAGTTGTGCTTTTCCGTACTTCTTGA
- a CDS encoding nucleotidyltransferase → MINFNDIGKVLSEIKEITDFVIIGDTVVDLCLKRKGTESDVDLFPLSISVITESDKIREFAYNKGWDYGSTPLDTPRLVIPINDDQLQVDFYENFQDFYVPKEIINSASERKIGKYDFKVIKLEDYILLKANAYREEDEDELKTLLYLVGEGKLTIDRDYLKKHVNLFEENSKSIKDRLNMIGFKI, encoded by the coding sequence TTGATAAATTTTAATGACATAGGGAAAGTATTATCAGAGATAAAAGAAATAACAGATTTTGTTATAATAGGAGATACAGTAGTCGACCTATGCCTTAAACGAAAAGGAACTGAAAGTGATGTGGATCTTTTCCCATTATCAATAAGTGTTATAACGGAAAGTGATAAAATCAGAGAATTTGCCTATAATAAAGGCTGGGATTACGGTTCAACTCCATTAGACACACCACGACTAGTAATTCCAATAAACGATGATCAATTACAAGTAGATTTCTATGAAAATTTTCAAGACTTTTATGTGCCCAAAGAAATTATAAATAGCGCTAGTGAAAGAAAAATTGGCAAATATGACTTTAAAGTAATTAAATTGGAGGATTATATTCTATTAAAAGCTAATGCGTACAGAGAGGAAGATGAAGACGAACTAAAAACCTTATTATATTTAGTAGGTGAAGGAAAACTTACTATAGATAGAGATTATTTAAAAAAGCATGTTAATCTTTTCGAAGAAAACTCTAAGAGTATAAAAGACAGATTAAATATGATAGGATTTAAAATATAG
- a CDS encoding 50S ribosomal protein L40e yields MPLTDPVKLQIVQQRVFIKKVCRNCGALNSIKATKCRRCHSTNLRPKKKELPTKKA; encoded by the coding sequence ATGCCTCTTACAGACCCCGTAAAATTGCAGATAGTACAGCAGAGAGTATTCATAAAAAAAGTATGTAGAAATTGTGGCGCATTAAATTCTATAAAAGCTACAAAATGTAGACGTTGTCATAGCACTAATTTAAGACCAAAAAAGAAAGAGTTGCCAACCAAGAAAGCATAA
- a CDS encoding transcription elongation factor NusA, translated as MKIPLDYLCVKSGLLCNRCQSLVDSGQVDSFEINVMKILLDLEDTQFKELKDSTYYKAIKVNNLLILLVSSGPSMTIQKWIKVAKVLQEKLGMKVRIIEKTSNIKSSAVQLLSPARVLGVNTVWLPDGSVQYVIRVSRTERRLLPADALVLESALSKIHDTRVKIRVE; from the coding sequence ATGAAAATTCCTCTTGATTATTTGTGTGTTAAGAGTGGACTTCTTTGTAATAGGTGCCAGAGCTTAGTAGACAGTGGACAAGTGGACAGTTTTGAGATAAATGTAATGAAAATTCTGTTAGATTTAGAAGATACTCAATTCAAAGAGCTTAAAGATTCTACTTATTATAAAGCAATAAAAGTGAATAATCTTTTAATTCTACTAGTAAGCAGTGGACCTTCTATGACAATACAGAAGTGGATTAAGGTAGCTAAAGTATTACAAGAGAAATTAGGTATGAAAGTAAGAATAATTGAAAAAACAAGTAATATAAAAAGTAGTGCAGTACAACTATTATCTCCAGCTAGAGTTTTAGGAGTTAATACGGTCTGGTTACCTGATGGATCAGTACAATATGTAATAAGAGTATCAAGAACAGAGAGAAGATTACTACCAGCAGACGCACTAGTATTAGAATCTGCATTGTCTAAAATTCATGATACACGAGTAAAAATAAGGGTTGAATAA
- the aspS gene encoding aspartate--tRNA(Asn) ligase yields the protein MLRTHFINQIVPQMEGKEITLAGWVHLVRDLGGKKFLILRDKTGLGQIVIDKNSNSFQVAKDLTQESTIMVRGIVKADNRAPNGVEIHAIEVIPLSIAKSPLPLDVSDKVKADLDTRLKERLLDLRRLEMQAVIKIQNNVVKSFRETLYNEGFTEIFTPKIIATATEGGAQLFPVIYFGKEAFLAQSPQLYKELLAGAVERVFEIAPAWRAEESDTPYHLAEFVSMDVEMAFADYNDIMNIIENLIVNMVQYVKKYNENELKTLNYELPEISKPIKRITYSDAIEMLQSKGTNIKFGDDIGTPELRILNKELGQDLYFITEWPALARPFYTKRKDDNPEISESFDLIFRWLELVSGSTRNYRREVLEKELKARGLNPINFEFFIKWFDYGMPPHAGFGMGLQRLMIMFTGLQNVKEISLFPRDKKRLVP from the coding sequence ATGCTCAGAACACATTTTATAAACCAAATAGTACCTCAAATGGAAGGTAAGGAAATAACACTAGCAGGCTGGGTTCACCTCGTTAGAGATCTTGGTGGTAAAAAGTTTCTAATACTTAGAGATAAGACAGGATTAGGCCAAATTGTAATAGATAAAAATTCTAATTCCTTTCAAGTTGCTAAAGATCTAACTCAAGAATCTACAATAATGGTAAGAGGAATAGTAAAGGCTGATAATAGAGCACCTAACGGAGTAGAAATTCATGCAATAGAAGTAATACCTTTAAGTATAGCTAAATCACCATTACCTTTAGATGTTTCTGATAAAGTAAAAGCAGACCTTGATACAAGATTAAAAGAACGTCTATTGGATCTAAGAAGATTAGAGATGCAAGCAGTAATAAAAATTCAAAACAATGTAGTAAAATCCTTTAGAGAAACACTATATAACGAAGGATTTACAGAAATTTTTACACCTAAAATAATAGCTACTGCAACTGAAGGAGGAGCACAATTATTCCCTGTTATATATTTTGGGAAAGAGGCTTTTCTTGCCCAAAGCCCACAGCTTTACAAGGAATTATTAGCTGGTGCTGTAGAAAGAGTATTTGAAATAGCACCTGCGTGGCGTGCGGAAGAATCCGATACCCCGTATCACTTGGCAGAATTTGTCAGCATGGATGTAGAGATGGCATTTGCAGATTATAATGATATAATGAACATAATAGAGAACTTGATAGTTAACATGGTGCAATATGTTAAAAAATATAATGAAAATGAACTAAAAACTCTTAACTACGAATTACCTGAAATTTCAAAGCCAATAAAAAGAATAACTTATTCTGATGCTATCGAAATGTTACAAAGTAAAGGGACAAATATTAAATTTGGAGATGATATAGGAACTCCAGAGTTAAGAATACTAAATAAAGAATTAGGGCAAGACCTATATTTTATAACAGAATGGCCAGCCTTGGCAAGGCCATTTTATACAAAAAGAAAGGATGATAACCCAGAAATAAGCGAAAGTTTCGATCTAATATTTAGATGGTTAGAACTAGTATCTGGAAGTACTAGAAATTACAGAAGGGAAGTTCTTGAGAAGGAACTAAAAGCTAGAGGGCTTAATCCTATAAACTTTGAGTTCTTCATTAAATGGTTCGATTATGGAATGCCTCCACACGCTGGGTTCGGAATGGGTTTACAGAGATTAATGATAATGTTTACTGGATTACAGAATGTAAAAGAGATCTCATTATTCCCAAGAGACAAGAAAAGACTAGTGCCTTAA
- the truD gene encoding tRNA pseudouridine(13) synthase TruD, translating into MTLDPLDLSIGIEKLYYNWNKISAKIPRPEGFTVIEEVNYTPVTEWKGDEIGNFAFYLLEKVNRDHFSVINELSRIFHKKVRYLGIKDTNAITFQLIYTDAPSNVKEYNGNNFHVTFLGYYNSKISHTGNIFNIRLISDDEEEIKTRLNIISQNPYLPAYIGYQRFGTKRPITHIVGRYLLKEEWCKAIMYILSMPFYSESDIMRDIRKMIYNNNYEEALRYIPSSFAQEKTLLKNLIRSGNCYEALKSSKIPLYFYVEAYQSYLFNRYLSRKIDELRDIPDKDNFTLTFPLEISKCDDDCIRILDEEGIFEEEFKNNELKFNLKPITRKAFMKIRKLKYENGSITFAIDRGMYATVFLKELLNANPLEIT; encoded by the coding sequence ATTACTTTAGATCCTTTAGATCTTTCTATAGGTATTGAAAAATTATATTATAATTGGAATAAAATTAGTGCAAAGATACCTAGACCAGAGGGATTTACAGTCATAGAAGAAGTAAATTACACTCCTGTAACGGAATGGAAAGGAGACGAAATAGGGAATTTTGCGTTTTATTTATTAGAAAAAGTTAATAGGGATCATTTTTCAGTAATTAATGAATTAAGCAGAATATTTCATAAGAAGGTAAGGTATTTAGGTATTAAAGATACAAACGCAATTACTTTTCAATTAATTTATACAGATGCTCCCTCAAACGTGAAAGAATATAATGGAAATAATTTCCATGTAACTTTTTTAGGATATTATAACTCTAAAATATCTCATACTGGAAATATTTTTAATATTCGTCTAATTTCTGATGACGAGGAGGAAATAAAAACACGATTAAATATAATTTCTCAAAATCCTTATTTACCAGCATATATAGGATATCAGCGTTTTGGAACCAAAAGACCTATTACACATATCGTAGGTAGGTATTTGCTTAAAGAAGAATGGTGTAAGGCTATAATGTATATATTATCAATGCCCTTCTACTCAGAGTCAGATATAATGCGAGATATAAGGAAAATGATTTATAACAATAATTATGAAGAGGCATTAAGATATATCCCTAGTTCATTTGCACAGGAGAAAACGCTATTAAAAAATCTTATTAGGTCTGGAAATTGTTATGAAGCACTAAAATCTTCTAAAATACCGCTATATTTTTATGTAGAAGCTTATCAGAGTTATTTGTTTAATAGATACTTATCAAGAAAAATTGATGAACTAAGAGATATTCCTGATAAGGATAACTTCACATTAACCTTTCCTTTAGAAATTTCAAAATGTGATGACGACTGTATAAGAATATTAGATGAAGAAGGTATTTTCGAAGAGGAATTTAAGAATAATGAATTAAAATTTAACCTTAAACCTATAACTAGAAAGGCATTCATGAAAATAAGAAAATTGAAATATGAAAACGGTAGTATAACATTTGCAATAGATAGAGGAATGTATGCAACAGTATTCTTAAAAGAATTATTAAACGCAAACCCTTTGGAGATTACTTAA
- the pth2 gene encoding peptidyl-tRNA hydrolase Pth2 — MKMVIIVRTDIKMGKGKIAAQVAHAAVSLVIDILNSSNSRWKSWLFEWLNEGQPKIVVKVNSIVELNTKIEEAKELGLPISLIEDAGRTQLEPGTVTCGGIGPSEDYLIDKITGDLKLL; from the coding sequence ATGAAGATGGTTATAATTGTAAGAACGGACATTAAGATGGGGAAAGGGAAAATTGCAGCTCAAGTAGCTCATGCAGCAGTATCTTTAGTCATAGATATATTGAATTCAAGTAATTCAAGATGGAAAAGTTGGCTTTTTGAATGGTTAAATGAAGGTCAGCCTAAAATAGTAGTGAAAGTAAATTCTATTGTCGAGCTCAATACTAAAATAGAAGAAGCTAAAGAACTAGGCTTACCTATTTCATTAATAGAAGACGCAGGAAGGACGCAATTGGAACCAGGTACAGTAACATGTGGTGGAATAGGTCCTTCAGAAGATTATTTAATAGATAAAATTACGGGTGATTTAAAATTACTTTAG
- a CDS encoding zinc finger domain-containing protein: protein MSVKLSLKEEIVPPVCSSCGRIIHPRERGVAFYCPNCGEVLIQRDMYCRLQGVEYTCPKCGFTGP, encoded by the coding sequence ATGTCAGTTAAGCTTAGTTTGAAGGAAGAAATAGTTCCTCCAGTATGCTCAAGCTGTGGAAGAATAATACATCCTAGAGAAAGAGGAGTAGCGTTCTATTGTCCTAATTGTGGAGAGGTTCTAATACAGAGAGATATGTATTGCAGATTACAGGGCGTTGAATATACATGCCCAAAATGTGGATTTACTGGACCGTAA
- a CDS encoding elongation factor 1-beta codes for MTDVLVVLKVFPEGDDVNLDNLADNISKKLPEGYKLVRKDTEPIAYGLKALVLYIQMPEQTEGGTDTLENLASEVEGVSHAEVVGITRLGF; via the coding sequence ATGACAGATGTATTAGTTGTACTGAAGGTTTTTCCTGAAGGAGACGATGTAAATCTAGATAATTTAGCAGATAATATATCGAAGAAATTGCCTGAAGGATATAAATTAGTTAGAAAAGATACTGAACCAATAGCGTATGGCTTAAAGGCGCTTGTTCTATATATTCAAATGCCAGAGCAAACAGAAGGTGGGACCGATACTTTGGAAAATTTGGCATCAGAAGTTGAAGGCGTAAGCCATGCTGAAGTTGTTGGAATAACAAGGCTAGGTTTTTAA